From a region of the Procambarus clarkii isolate CNS0578487 chromosome 18, FALCON_Pclarkii_2.0, whole genome shotgun sequence genome:
- the LOC123754633 gene encoding serine/arginine repetitive matrix protein 1-like, translating into MDAQQTTGTPSRQQGRPADNRDAQQTTWTPSRQQGRPVDNRDAQQTTGTPSRQQGRPADNKDAPADNKDAQQTTGTPSRQQGRPADNRDAQQQGRPADSRDAQQTTRTPSRQQGRPADNRDAPADNRDAQQTAGTPSRQQGRPADNTRRTPSRQQGRPADSRDAQQTTRTSQQTTRTPQQTTGTPSRQQGRPSRQQGRPSRQQGRPADNKDAPADNKDAPADNRDAPADNKDAPADNKDAPADNRDAQQTTRTPQQTTRTPQQTTGTPSRQGVYHTLPVIKKDNENLTLLKAVTLETVASSVENLRSHEHCVYTDGPVSTRTAAASKLACNKDEAELDLGIPISAVKTISVQTLRSDKGKKLLTPNDLKLGVGVAADGSPQFCPQQTAAPSPAHSRRQPQSCPQQTSAPVLPTADGSSQSCPQQTAAPVLPTADGSPQSCPQQTAAPVLPTADGSPQSCSQQTAAPVLPTADGSPQSCPQQTAAPSPAHSRRQPPVLPTADGSPQSCPQQTAAPSPAHSRRQPPVLPTADGSPQSCPQQTAAPSPAHSRRQPQSCPQQTAAPSPAHSRRQPSVLPTADGSPSPAHSRRQPQSCPQQPAAPSPAHSRRQPPILPTADGSPSPAHSRRQPRVLPTADGSPQSCPQQTAAPSPAHSRRQPPVLPTADGSPQSCPQQTAAPVLPTADGSPSPAHSRRQPPVLPTADGSPQSCPQQTAAPSPAHSRRQPPVLPTEAQTFLTVRQLCRVSCCLRG; encoded by the exons ATGGACGCCCAGCAGACAACAGGGACGCCCAGCAGACAACAGGGACGCCCAGCAGACAACAGGGATGCCCAGCAGACAACATGGACGCCCAGCAGACAACAGGGACGCCCAGTAGACAACAGGGACGCCCAGCAGACAACAGGGACGCCCAGCAGACAACAGGGACGCCCAGCAGACAACAAGGACGCCCCAGCAGACAACAAGGACGCCCAGCAGACAACAGGGACGCCCAGCAGACAACAAGGACGCCCAGCAGACAACAGGGACGCCCA ACAGCAGGGACGCCCAGCAGACAGCAGGGACGCCCAGCAGACAACAAGGACGCCCAGCAGACAACAAGGACGCCCAGCAGACAACAGGGACGCCCCAGCAGACAACAGGGACGCCCAGCAGACAGCAGGGACGCCCAGCAGACAACAAGGACGCCCAGCAGACAACACAAGAAGGACGCCCAGCAGACAACAAGGACGCCCAGCAGACAGCAGGGACGCCCAGCAGACAACAAGGACGTCCCAGCAGACAACAAGGACGCCCCAGCAGACAACAGGGACGCCCAGCAGACAACAAGGACGCCCCAGCAGACAACAAGGACGCCCCAGCAGACAACAGGGACGCCCAGCAGACAACAAGGACGCCCCAGCAGACAACAAGGACGCCCCAGCAGACAACAGGGACGCCCCAGCAGACAACAAGGACGCCCCAGCAGACAACAAGGACGCCCCAGCAGACAACAGGGACGCCCAGCAGACAACAAGGACGCCCCAGCAGACAACAAGGACGCCCCAGCAGACAACAGGGACGCCCAGCAGACAGGGTGTC tatcatacactacCTGTcatcaagaaagataatgagaatcttactCTTCTCAAGGCTGTCACACTCGAAACAGTTGCCTCCTCCGTCgaaaatttaagatctcacgagcactgtgtctacaccgacggtccTGTGTCTacacggactgcagcagcat ccaaattagcgtgtaacaaggatgaagctgaattagatctaggtattccCATCTCGGCTGTCAAAACTATatcggtccaaacactcaggtctgataaaggaaagaaattactgactcccaacgacctgaaa cttggtgtgggggtggcagcaGACGGCAGCCCCCAGTTCTGCCCACAGCAGACGGCAGCCCCCAGCCCTGCCCACAGCAGACGGCAGCCCCAGTCCTGCCCACAGCAGACGTCAGCCCCAGTCCTGCCCACAGCAGACGGCAGCTCCCAGTCCTGCCCACAGCAGACGGCAGCCCCAGTCCTGCCCACAGCAGACGGCAGCCCCCAGTCCTGCCCACAGCAGACGGCAGCCCCAGTCCTGCCCACAGCAGACGGTAGCCCCCAGTCCTGCTCACAGCAGACGGCAGCCCCAGTCCTGCCCACAGCAGACGGCAGCCCCCAGTCCTGCCCACAGCAGACGGCAGCCCCCAGTCCTGCCCACAGCAGACGGCAGCCCCCAGTCCTGCCCACAGCAGACGGCAGCCCCCAGTCCTGCCCACAGCAGACGGCAGCCCCCAGTCCTGCCCACAGCAGACGGCAGCCCCCAGTCCTGCCCACAGCAGACGGCAGCCCCCAGTCCTGCCCACAGCAGACGGCAGCCCCCAGTCCTGCCCACAGCAGACGGCAGCCCCAGTCCTGCCCACAGCAGACGGCAGCCCCCAGTCCTGCCCACAGCAGACGGCAGCCCTCAGTCCTGCCCACAGCAGACGGCAGCCCCAGTCCTGCCCACAGCAGACGGCAGCCCCAGTCCTGCCCACAGCAGCCGGCAGCCCCCAGTCCTGCCCACAGCAGACGGCAGCCCCCAATCCTGCCCACAGCAGACGGCAGCCCCAGTCCTGCCCACAGCAGACGGCAGCCCCGAGTCCTGCCCACAGCAGACGGCAGCCCCCAGTCCTGCCCACAGCAGACGGCAGCCCCCAGTCCTGCCCACAGCAGACGGCAGCCCCCAGTCCTGCCCACAGCAGACGGCAGCCCCCAGTCCTGCCCACAGCAGACGGCAGCCCCAGTCCTGCCCACAGCAGACGGCAGCCCCAGTCCTGCCCACAGCAGACGGCAGCCCCCAGTCCTGCCCACAGCAGACGGCAGCCCCCAGTCCTGCCCACAGCAGACGGCAGCCCCCAGTCCTGCCCACAGCAGACGGCAGCCCCCAGTCCTGCCCACAGAAGCCCAAACATTCCTCACAGTACGGCagctctgtcgtgtctcctgttgtCTGCGCGGCTAA
- the LOC138366121 gene encoding circumsporozoite protein-like, with the protein MGKTMDTMEEKREVTACALSRHQDAQQTPGTPSRHQGRPADNWDAQQTTGTPCRLQGRPADYRDALQTTGTPSRLQGRPADNRGRPADNSDALADTRDAQQTTGTPSRLQGRPADYRDAQQTTGTPCRLQGRPADYRDAQQTTGDAQQTTVTPSRQQGRPADTRDAQQTTGTPSRHQGRPADYRDAQQTTWTPSRLQGRPADNRDAQQTREPPSRQESRPADKRDAQQTTGTPSRQERRPADNRDAQQTRETLTK; encoded by the exons ATGGGGAAAACTATGGACACTATGGAGGAAAAG cgtgagGTTACTGCATGCGCGCTAAGCAGACACCAGGACGCTCAGCAGACACCAGGGACGCCCAGCAGACACCAGGGACGCCCAGCAGACAACTGGGACGCCCAGCAGACTACAGGGACGCCCTGCAGACTACAGGGACGCCCAGCAGACTACAGGGACGCCCTGCAGACTACAGGGACGCCCAGCAGACTACAGGGACGCCCAGCAGACAACAGGGGACGCCCAGCAGACAACAGTGACGCCCTAGCAGACACCAGGGACGCCCAGCAGACAACTGGGACGCCCAGCAGACTACAGGGACGCCCTGCAGACTACAGGGACGCCCAGCAGACTACAGGGACGCCCTGCAGACTACAGGGACGCCCAGCAGACTACAGGGACGCCCAGCAGACAACAGGGGACGCCCAGCAGACAACAGTGACGCCCAGCAGACAACAGGGACGCCCAGCAGACACCAGGGACGCCCAGCAGACTACAGGGACGCCCAGCAGACACCAGGGACGCCCAGCAGACTACAGGGACGCCCAGCAGACTACATGGACGCCCAGCAGACTACAGGGACGCCCAGCAGACAATAGGGACGCCCAGCAGACAAGAGAGCCGCCCAGCAGACAAGAGAGCCGCCCAGCAGACAAGAGAGACGCCCAGCAGACAACAGGGACGCCCAGCAGACAAGAGAGACGCCCAGCAGACAACAGGGACGCCCAGCAGACAAGAGAGACGCTCACCAAATAA